The Nostoc sp. 'Peltigera membranacea cyanobiont' N6 genome contains the following window.
GGCGGCTGTTTAGATGGACACGCTGGACTTGCTTGGTGTACATTGCAGGCATTCTACGAATATCTGATTTTGCTCAAAGTCTGGGAAATGAAGTATCTACCACAACCTAATTTAGGCACAACAGCAATTCTTGCACAAGAAAGTACACAACAATTACAGAGTGCGGATTCGGAAACTACGCAAGTTGACGTAGCATAAGACGACTTTAATTAGAAGGCTTCTCAGTAAAATCCACAGGCAGGGATCGGGTGGGTAGGCGATCGCAAAATCGGACTTTTTCCGAAATAGGGTAGCACAGCTAGCTGTACTACCCTAACGTGCTTTACATTTAAACAAAACCACCATAATAAATTAATATTTTTAACAGACCATTTTCATAAAAGTCACTCCCGATCAAAAGTGAGTGACTGACCCAATAAAATAACTCCTCAGTTTACCTGGTGGTACTTTCACAATCACGAGCAGCTTTTGATTGAGCGCGATAGATTAGTAATACCTCATGACTTGCAACAATCATTTACAAGTCTTATAAGGAAAAGTAACATCCTCTAAGAATAACCACCCGCCATCGGATTGGTTGATATCTATGTGTATGCTTGTAGGAAAATAGCTGATTTCCAGCAATAAGTACGTGTTTTTGCCGTAGCAGCCTGGCTGCTAGTATTTCGGATAGTTACTTGAAGCAACTTCTGCTGCAAGTAAGGCCTTTGCTATTTGACAAATTTGCTGGTATGGATACCAATAACAAAAGTTCCTCTAGCTTAAAACAGGAGAATCGGGGCTTGGTAGTCGATCGCCTAAAACAGGACTTAAAAAACGACCTGATTGCTGGTTTGTTGGTAGTAATTCCCCTAGCAACTACTATCTGGCTGACAATTACCATTGCTAGTTGGGTAATCAACTTCCTCACCCAAATTCCCAAACAACTGAATCCCTTTGATGGGTTAAATCCAATTCTAGTAAATTTACTGAATTTATTAGTAGGATTAGCTGTGCCACTACTGTGTATTTTATTGATGGGCTTGATGGCTCGCAATATTGCTGGGCGGTGGTTGTTAGATTTTGGCGAGCGATTATTACAGGCAATTCCTTTAGCAGGACAGGTATACAAAACTCTCAAACAGCTTTTAGAAACAATACTAAAAGATTCTAATGGCAAATTTCGTCGGGTAATTTTGGTAGAGTATCCCCGCCGAGGAATTTGGGCGATCGCTTTTGTCACTGGTGCAATCAGCAGTGATATCCAAGCCCAGATGTCCCGCCCTGTCCTCAGTGTTTTTATCCCCACCACCCCAAATCCAACTACCGGATGGTACGCAGTCGTTCCTGAAGATGAGGTAGTGAACCTCTCCATGTCCATTGAAGACGCTTTTAAAATAGTTGTATCAGGTGGCATTGTCGCCCCCAATACGCCTTTGGTTTTCCCCAAAGAGTCTAATCTGGAGGTGAAACACGACGAAATCAAGCGGCAGGTTATTTCCGTTGAAGAAACTTAAATTCAATCTGGCAAAGTCACAAGCAAATGCGTAATATTGTTGTTTGACTGTGCCAAAATTGATAGACTTGTAAGTTTGCCCGGACTAGTTAATCATTTCTCGCACAATCACCCCTCACTTTTATGCAACCTCGTAAACCCCAGCAAATTGCTCGTGAATTGGCACTTTTAAGCCTTAGCCAATTGCCAGTCAATCCAAAGAAATTAGATACATTACCAGACGATCAACTAGTATCCAAATTGGTGCTAGGAGCAGTACGCACCCTGACCTCAGAAGTGCAAGATACCCTCGATAATGCCGCAGGTGAACTGCAACGCAGTAACGATCGCATCTTAAGTAGCCAAACTCGGGCCTCCGATCTCAATTCTGCTAGAGCAATGCTTCAAGAAGCGATCGCCTGCACCCAGACAGCAATCAATCAATTGGGTACAGCAGTTGATTTCCCCGAATTGATTCAACTGGCTAATCAGGATAAGGGAGTCCGTAATTATGCTAAAGAGCTTGTGATTACCGTTAACGAAAATCGACATATTATTGATGAACTCATTTCTAGTGCTTTAGTAGATTGGCAAGTAACTCGCCTGGCCCAAATTGACCGCGATATCCTGCAAATCGCTGTGGCAGAAATGAAGTTCTTGGGAGTTCCAGATAGTATTGCCATCAACGAAGCTGTGGAGCTAGCCAAACGCTACAGTGGAGACGACGGCCATCGATTTATTAACGGTGTTTTGCGCCGAGTCACTGAGCAGAAAAAAACAGCATAGTACCGTACCTGAATTCGTAATTCTTAATGAAGCTCTCTACGAGACGCTAAAAGCGAACGCAACCTCGCTACCGCTACGCTAACGTAATTCCTATATTGCTATGGAGAAAAGTCTGTAGTCGCTTCTGCGGCTTTCTTGGCGCGGAACTTCTCTCCTGGCTCTAGCCTCTTTCTTTGGGAGAAGAGGAGACGGTGCGCTGAACCAAAGGAAGCTGATTCTGTTTAAAGTGGCATGAAAGGTGAGGATAACTGGGAAGCTTTCACCCCAAGAAAAAGTGCAAAGTTAAATTAAACTCATAACTTATAACTTATAACTCATATAACTAATACTGCTGCAATGGTTTTTAATTGGTTCCGTCGTCAACATAACGATTCCTCTGAGACTCCTTCTGATAAAAAACAGGAAGAAATTCCTACAAAAGAAACCCAACCAGAGCCAGCTGAAATCTCAACTGCCGAAACTGCACCAGATTTGTTAGCTTTTGCTAAAGCTGCTTATAAAAATATTCAGCAAAAACAACAGGCTGAGGTAGTCGAAACTCCACCTGATACAGCAAATGCCTCAGCAGAACCTGAAACTGTAGAAACGGTAATTGCGGAAATCACTGAATCAGAAGCAACAGAGGAATCTGTCAGTACAACCCTAGAAACATCACAGCCAGAAGTAATCCAAGCAGCTACTGAAGAAGAAAGTAGAGAAGATTCCTCTGTAAATACAATTGCTGAAGAAACAGATGTTGAAAGCCCAGAAATAACGGCAAATGAAATTGAAAAAACCCCTACACCAGAAGCAACACAGCCAACAGCACCAGCTAATTTATCCTTCTTAGAACGGGCGGCGGCAGAACGGCAAGCAAAACTGGATCAACTAATAGCCACCGCCATTGAAGTTCCAGAACCAGAGATAGTACAGCCAATCGCTGCAACCTCAGAAATAGGAGAGGAAATTCCCGGACTGGTATTTGATGATGGATTTGTCTGGTCAGCAAAAGTCTTAGCAGCTCAAGGTAGAAATCCAGAAGACGTTTCTATTGAAGAAATTACCTGGCTGAAAAAGCTCCGGCAAGGGTTAGATAAAACTCGCCGGAGTATTCTCAACCAACTGAAGGCGATCGTTGGTCAAGGGCCCCTTAACCAAGCTGCTGTAACGGAAATTGAGGCATTACTGCTGCAAGCTGATGTCGGTGTAGAGGCGACAGATTTTATTATCAATGCCCTACAAACAAAACTTCGAGAAGAAGTTACTGCGCCAGAAGAAGCGATCGCTTATCTGAAAAAAATCCTCCGGGATATGCTGGATGCACCAAGCATTGCATCCCACAAAACTAGTTTTACCCCAGAAAAAGAAACCTTGAACATTTGGTTAATCACTGGAGTGAATGGTGCCGGTAAAACCACCACTATCGGCAAAATTGCCCACTTGGGACAAAAATCTGGCTATAAATGCTTGATTGGCGCAGCAGACACCTTCCGCGCCGCCGCCGTCGAACAGGTGAAGGTTTGGGGTAGTAGAAGTGGTGTAGAAGTAATTGCCAATCCTGGGAAAAATACAGATCCGGCAGCAGTTGTGTTTGATGCGATCGCAGCTGCCCAATCGCGACAAACAGAGTTACTTCTGGTAGATACAGCTGGACGACTGCAAAACAAGAAAAATTTAATGGATGAACTCGGTAAAATTCGGCGAATTATCGACAAAAAAGCCCCAAATGCCAAAGTAGAATCCCTATTGGTTTTAGATGCCACTTTAGGTCAAAATGGACTCCGGCAAGCCGAAGTTTTCTCCCAAGCGGCCCAACTGAGTGGCGTTGTCTTAACCAAGCTAGATGGCACTGCTAAAGGTGGTGTTGCCCTTGCCGTTGTGCAACAGCTAGGCTTACCCATTCGATTTATTGGTGCTGGCGAAGGAATTGAAGACCTGCGCCCCTTTTCGAGCTATGAATTTGTCGAAGCTCTATTGAGTGGCTAATTGAAAAATTTGGAGTTAAAAATTTTTCTTGACAAAATCATAAATTTAGGGATGACTGATCTGGTATTATCACTTGAACTAACTAGAAACTGTTCAAGTCGTAAAATCACAAGTTTGTCACAATAAATGGGTGACTTTGCTAAAATCTCAAGCTAATGCCCTTTTTTCACCCCCGAAGGGCTTTTGTATGTAACAGCACAGAAATTTCTTTGCTACATACAAAAGCCCGTAAACTTACATTTTGTACCCGTTTCAAGGGCACGCGAGACGCTAGCTCCCACAAACACAACTATTGTGGGATGGACAGCCGTATAAGCGGTGAAGAGTGCGTTGGAGAGCCAGCGCGGGTGAGTCCAGCACTGCGGGATGGTTTCCCTCCGCAGTTAATTTATATTGGCTATGGCGATTTCAAGACTTATTTACATATTCTCAGCTTTGGGAATTAATATAAGTCTGTTATTTACCAAACCAAGCTCGATTTGAGCGCTTATAGAGGTTTTCACTGAAAAGACTTCTAGTTTTTTAGTTGCTTATACCCAAACAGTTACTCTGAAAGCGTTATAAATTATTCTTTGAATAAAGTATTCTTATAACTTTAGAGATATGCTTTGGAGATTAAGTTATGAAAAAATGAAAATTTTTCTGAACTATTACTGCAACTAGTAATTTTTACGGGTTGAGTTTTAATTAAAAATACATGATTTGAAATGACTAATTATTCCATCAAAAATCCAATAAGCAGATAAAATACCGATAAAAGTTGCCTGTTACGTCTTTATACTCTTGCTAAAGTGGCAAGTCTTGTCTAAATATGGTTTAGCAATGCCAAAGCCAAAAAGTTTATAAGTAATCTAAAATCTGCCAATATAAAGTGCAATAATACCTGTGCCTGTGTCTCAACTGCCCTCTCAACCCACTGACAACAATAGTGCTGCGACAGATGTCACACCAGTCGTAGCACTCAAAGAACTCGTGGCAAGGTTGCACCGGGAACAGAACAAAATTCAAGATTTGCTCAGTTCTTTAGGATTTGCCCTGAGAAGTTTCAATAATTTGAATCAGTTTTTGGAACTGATCCCACTAATGGCAACAAGAGTGACAGATGCAGACGGCAGCGCCTTGTTTCTCTACAAACCTAATGGTCAAGTCAGGTTAGAACAGTTACATTGGCAAGATAGTGGCCAGCGCAAGAATATCCGCAAAGCGCTAGAAATAGCCAGCAGTCAAATCACGCTTTTGCCGAATACTGCTCCTCTAGCCAATGCGACAGGAATTTTGGATGACCAGATGCATCGCCATTTAGGGCCAGATGTGCAAATCTTTGGTACGGCGATTCTGGTGAAGCATACAGAACGGGGATGGCTCTATGTATTGAGCCGCGATCCAGAATATAGTTGGACAGAAACTAGGCAAAAGTTAGTTAGATTAGTTGCAGACCAAACAGCAGTAGCGATCGAAAACGATGAACTAGCTGTAGAACTAAGAAAAAAAGAACGCTTAGATCAAGAACTAGAAATTGGCGCAGAAATTCAACGGCGACTTTTACCACGTCAATGCCCCACAATCCCTGGTGCAGTGCTAGCGGCACGTTGTAAACCTGCAAATCGCGTCGGCGGAGACTACTACGACTTTATTGCTACCAATCAGAATAAGATTCGGCTCAAGACTAAAGGCGATATAGAAACTAGTCGCTGGGGTTTGGTGATTGGAGATGTCATGGGCAAAGGTGTCCCTGCTGGGTTGATTATGACGATGATGCGGGGAATGCTACGGGGAGAAGTGCTACATGGGAATTCCCCAGCAAAAATTCTGCAAAACTTAAATAGAGTTATGTATGCGGATTTGGAAAATTCCCACCGCTTTGTAACGCTATTTTACTCAGAATATAATCCCCATAGTCGAATTTTGTCTTATAGCAATGCGGCACACAATCCTCCCTTATGGTGGCACGCAGCCACAAAAACTGTTAGCCGTTTAGATACTCTAGGAATGCTAATCGGTTTGGATGCTAACAGCCAATATGAAGATGCTCAGGTACAGTTAGAGCCTGGGGATACAATTATTTACTATACAGATGGTTTGACCGATGCTGCGGCGGCTGGTGGCGATCGCTTCGATGAAGATAACTTTGTCACTGGCTTCAATACGGCTTGCAAGTACTGTAATGGTCCAGAGGAGATTGTGGATTACCTATTTGACCAAGTTCAGCAATTCATTGGTGATGATAAGCAAAACACTGATGATATGACACTAGTTGTTCTACAAATTTTATAGATTGTGCTTAAACTCCAACCGAAGAGTGGTTCGGTAACTGGGGATTCACCGCACTAAATTTAATTTTTAATTTATTTTTCCTAAGAATTTCCGTAGCGATCGCCCAAATAGTCGCACATTAACCTTTTTTCAGGATTCATTTGTATTTAGCCTTTCGGATAATACATAAAAAATGATCCTTAGAATACATTTCCGTTCAAACAAAAACTATATATTTTGCACATCTAGCACAGTAGGAAACGTCAAGGGGGAGAGCAGGTAAAAGGTAAAATGTACAAGGTAAAAAGTAAAAAGTAAATTTACTTCTTCATTTTTGCTTTCTTTATATCCTTGTCACGCAAGCATTTAGCCTGCTCACTTTTGACGTTTTAATTTTTCTTTTCTCCGGCGTAGTAAGTTAACAACAGCTACGACGGAGTTTTGCTTTCTTTGTTTCTCAAGTCTAAAGTTGGTCATTTTAAACTTCCTTAGTATTTGATTTAACAACTTTCATTTAATGATTTGTCAAGATATTTCTGAAAATATTTTAGTTGAAAAATTCAGAATTAAAATGGCTATTCCTGCGCCCCAGCTTTTTGCAAACTCCGCACTATATTCTTGTAACCGTTAAATTCTGCAATCATCAAAGCAGTATAACCACCCCGGTTTTTCAAATTTACATCCGCCCCAGCTTGGAGTAATAACTGCACAATTTCGCCATAACCACCTGATGCAGCCCACATCAATGATGTTGCCCTTGCTGAGTCTTGAAAATTCACATCTGCCCCTTTTGCCAGCAGTAAATGTATAATCTCTGTGTGCTTGCGTTCAGTTGCTTTGATCAAAGCAGTTTTGCCATCGTCCCCTAGAGTATTGACATCAGCGCCATAGTCTAGCAATACTTTCACTGTTTGGGTGTGTCCTTGTGATGCAGCCAATGTCAAAGGTAGTTCACCAAGATTTTTACCATTAATATCTGCCCCAGAACGCAGGAGTGCCTCGACAATTTTGCTATGTCCCTGCAATGCTGCTACCAGTAGTGGCGTATCACCCAGGTGGTTATTAATTTGGGCATCTGCACCTCTATTAAGTAATACTTGCACGACATCAATGTAGCCTTCCACAACGGCGAGATGTAGGGCAGTTTCACCATCTTGGTCTTGGAGATTAATTTCAGCCCCTCGATCGAGTAAAGCTGTTGCGATCGCACTGTGTCCACTTGCTGCTGCTGCCGATAATGCAGTTCCACCGTCAGCGTTTTTCATATTCACATCAGCCCCTGCTGCTAGCAGTGCTTCCACAACCTCCAGATGCCCCAAGTCTACCGCTAATGTTAAGAGTGTCTCACCTTCTCGATCTGGGATATTGACATCAGCACCAGTTTGGAGAATTGCTTGTAAAACTTCGATGTTTCCCTGCTTAATGGCAAGTTTCAACGCAGTATCATCATCTTTATCGGCGATATTCACCTTTGCACCAGCAGCCAATAAGACTTGTACTACATTAATATGACCTTTGAGGACTGCTGCCATTAAAGCTGTGCTGCCATCTTCATTAGTGGCATTCACATCAGCACCCTTAGATAGTAAAAGCTGCAAAATGTCAAGTTGTTTAGCACTAGCCGCCAACATCAAAGCCGTCAAACCATAGAGCTTTCTGGGCAAGTTGATATTTGCCCCGGCATCCAGCAGCGATCGCACAATTTCGGTGTAGCCTAAATTGGCAGCAAACATTAACGCCGTCGTGCCTTGGCGATCGCAAGCGTGTACCTTCGCACCAGCAGCCAGGAGCGCACACAGCGCCTTGATATCGCCACTTTTAGCAGCTTTTAGCAGCAAAGTATCGTTGTTTTCAGTCATGAATGAGATCCCACACAGGGGTTTTGTTCGTCTACCCTCAAAACTCAGTCTGAGATTGTTTATGCACTTTGGCAAGAGGGTTATGCAATTAAAAATTAAAAATTAAAAATTAAAAATTTAGAAATGCAGTCTTGGCAAGCATTCTATCTATTGACTGGATGCAAATTTAAGCTAAGGGAGGCTTCACTCTTGTCTTCTCTCCTCATCCCTTAATCTCTTTTAATTTTGTGCAACTTTAAGCACAGAGAATAGAGTTATGCTAATTTTTATGAAGATTTAATAATTAGGCGAGAACACTATGAGTCTGGAACTTTCTGCGTCGGTGAAATATTGGCTAAACTTCTTCCATCCGGTGCTGATGTGGGCACTATTAGCACTCTCAATTTATGCTGCCTACTTGGGGCTGAAAGTACAGCGTACCAGAAATGCTCAAGGGGAAGAAAAGAAAGAACTGATTAAAGGTAGATATAACCTCAGACATTACCAAATCGGGTCTATACTCTTAGGTTTTATGGTAGCAGGTGCGATCGGAGGGATGGGTGTCACTTACATCAATAATGGCAAGTTATTTGTGGGGCCTCACCTGCTGGCAGGACTGGGCATGACGGGTCTGATTGCATTTTCTGCTGCTTTGTCGCCTTATATGCAGAAAGGGGCAAATTGGGCGCGTGCAACTCATATTTTGCTAAATTTCACGCTTTTGGGACTTTTTGCTTGGCAAGCTGTTACTGGCGTGCAAATTGTCCAAAGACTTCTTACTAAAGCTTAGTCATTTGTCCTTTGTCATTAGTCCTTTGTCATTAGTGTATGAGCAATGACAAAGGACTGTTAAATCACCGCTTTTGTTTAGAATTAACAAGAAGGGATTTTTCCAAAGATTTCTGAAAATCTTGCTGAACTTTGCGAGTTA
Protein-coding sequences here:
- a CDS encoding DUF4079 domain-containing protein produces the protein MSLELSASVKYWLNFFHPVLMWALLALSIYAAYLGLKVQRTRNAQGEEKKELIKGRYNLRHYQIGSILLGFMVAGAIGGMGVTYINNGKLFVGPHLLAGLGMTGLIAFSAALSPYMQKGANWARATHILLNFTLLGLFAWQAVTGVQIVQRLLTKA
- the ftsY gene encoding signal recognition particle-docking protein FtsY, whose amino-acid sequence is MVFNWFRRQHNDSSETPSDKKQEEIPTKETQPEPAEISTAETAPDLLAFAKAAYKNIQQKQQAEVVETPPDTANASAEPETVETVIAEITESEATEESVSTTLETSQPEVIQAATEEESREDSSVNTIAEETDVESPEITANEIEKTPTPEATQPTAPANLSFLERAAAERQAKLDQLIATAIEVPEPEIVQPIAATSEIGEEIPGLVFDDGFVWSAKVLAAQGRNPEDVSIEEITWLKKLRQGLDKTRRSILNQLKAIVGQGPLNQAAVTEIEALLLQADVGVEATDFIINALQTKLREEVTAPEEAIAYLKKILRDMLDAPSIASHKTSFTPEKETLNIWLITGVNGAGKTTTIGKIAHLGQKSGYKCLIGAADTFRAAAVEQVKVWGSRSGVEVIANPGKNTDPAAVVFDAIAAAQSRQTELLLVDTAGRLQNKKNLMDELGKIRRIIDKKAPNAKVESLLVLDATLGQNGLRQAEVFSQAAQLSGVVLTKLDGTAKGGVALAVVQQLGLPIRFIGAGEGIEDLRPFSSYEFVEALLSG
- a CDS encoding PP2C family protein-serine/threonine phosphatase gives rise to the protein MPVSQLPSQPTDNNSAATDVTPVVALKELVARLHREQNKIQDLLSSLGFALRSFNNLNQFLELIPLMATRVTDADGSALFLYKPNGQVRLEQLHWQDSGQRKNIRKALEIASSQITLLPNTAPLANATGILDDQMHRHLGPDVQIFGTAILVKHTERGWLYVLSRDPEYSWTETRQKLVRLVADQTAVAIENDELAVELRKKERLDQELEIGAEIQRRLLPRQCPTIPGAVLAARCKPANRVGGDYYDFIATNQNKIRLKTKGDIETSRWGLVIGDVMGKGVPAGLIMTMMRGMLRGEVLHGNSPAKILQNLNRVMYADLENSHRFVTLFYSEYNPHSRILSYSNAAHNPPLWWHAATKTVSRLDTLGMLIGLDANSQYEDAQVQLEPGDTIIYYTDGLTDAAAAGGDRFDEDNFVTGFNTACKYCNGPEEIVDYLFDQVQQFIGDDKQNTDDMTLVVLQIL
- the nusB gene encoding transcription antitermination factor NusB translates to MQPRKPQQIARELALLSLSQLPVNPKKLDTLPDDQLVSKLVLGAVRTLTSEVQDTLDNAAGELQRSNDRILSSQTRASDLNSARAMLQEAIACTQTAINQLGTAVDFPELIQLANQDKGVRNYAKELVITVNENRHIIDELISSALVDWQVTRLAQIDRDILQIAVAEMKFLGVPDSIAINEAVELAKRYSGDDGHRFINGVLRRVTEQKKTA
- a CDS encoding DUF502 domain-containing protein; its protein translation is MDTNNKSSSSLKQENRGLVVDRLKQDLKNDLIAGLLVVIPLATTIWLTITIASWVINFLTQIPKQLNPFDGLNPILVNLLNLLVGLAVPLLCILLMGLMARNIAGRWLLDFGERLLQAIPLAGQVYKTLKQLLETILKDSNGKFRRVILVEYPRRGIWAIAFVTGAISSDIQAQMSRPVLSVFIPTTPNPTTGWYAVVPEDEVVNLSMSIEDAFKIVVSGGIVAPNTPLVFPKESNLEVKHDEIKRQVISVEET
- a CDS encoding ankyrin repeat domain-containing protein, producing MTENNDTLLLKAAKSGDIKALCALLAAGAKVHACDRQGTTALMFAANLGYTEIVRSLLDAGANINLPRKLYGLTALMLAASAKQLDILQLLLSKGADVNATNEDGSTALMAAVLKGHINVVQVLLAAGAKVNIADKDDDTALKLAIKQGNIEVLQAILQTGADVNIPDREGETLLTLAVDLGHLEVVEALLAAGADVNMKNADGGTALSAAAASGHSAIATALLDRGAEINLQDQDGETALHLAVVEGYIDVVQVLLNRGADAQINNHLGDTPLLVAALQGHSKIVEALLRSGADINGKNLGELPLTLAASQGHTQTVKVLLDYGADVNTLGDDGKTALIKATERKHTEIIHLLLAKGADVNFQDSARATSLMWAASGGYGEIVQLLLQAGADVNLKNRGGYTALMIAEFNGYKNIVRSLQKAGAQE